A single window of Sneathiella limimaris DNA harbors:
- a CDS encoding copper resistance system multicopper oxidase: protein MKNFLRIPALAALLGISGLVATTQSASARTYDITVDEVTIKTSEFTKTGIGYNGASPGPVLKFKEGENVTINVTNNLDVDTSIHWHGLILPYQMDGVPKISYPGIKPGETFTYQFPIVQSGTYWFHSHSGFQEPDGAYGAIVIEPKKRETFHFDRDYVVQLTDSHPHSGSRIMRNLKMMPDYYNRQQQTLFDFFSDAEKNGFKETVQDRMAWGSMRMMPADVEDLQGFVPLINGKDQAQNWTGLFKPGERVRLRFINSSAMTYFDIRIPGLKMTVVGADGNGVQPVPVDEFRIGVAETYDVIVQPKEDKAYTIFAASMGRSAYGRATLAPRDGMEAEVPELGERPLLTMADMGMAHEGMDHGTMNHGAMNMNTQQSKNHADHQGMADSQKMDHGSMGHQKNGMTHKGMQHDNMNHDQMAMPKMDHGNMQHGSMNHGDMKMGAKDDPFYASGSGLMPRAANGGKFLSYKDLKAQRPLYEHRPADREIELRLTGNMERYIWSINGVKYEDADPIVLKYGERVRFKFVNETMMTHPMHLHGMWSILDTGSGKWNPVKHTISVAPGTTVYSETEVDAPGEWAFHCHLSYHADSGMFRKIVVEGGPKTATSNEKILGGRS, encoded by the coding sequence ATGAAGAACTTTCTTCGTATCCCGGCGTTGGCGGCTCTGTTGGGGATTAGTGGTCTTGTTGCAACCACCCAGAGTGCAAGCGCCAGAACCTATGACATTACTGTCGACGAGGTGACGATCAAAACCTCTGAATTTACCAAGACCGGTATCGGATATAATGGGGCGTCCCCCGGACCGGTTCTAAAATTCAAGGAAGGGGAAAATGTCACCATCAATGTGACCAATAATCTGGATGTGGACACTTCAATTCATTGGCATGGGTTGATTTTGCCGTATCAAATGGATGGCGTTCCAAAGATAAGTTATCCGGGAATCAAACCCGGTGAGACATTTACCTATCAATTTCCAATTGTTCAAAGCGGTACATACTGGTTTCACAGCCATTCCGGATTTCAGGAACCGGACGGGGCCTACGGGGCCATCGTTATTGAACCGAAAAAACGGGAAACCTTCCACTTTGATCGTGACTACGTCGTGCAACTAACCGACAGTCATCCTCATTCCGGAAGTCGGATTATGCGGAATCTGAAGATGATGCCCGACTATTACAATCGGCAACAGCAGACCCTTTTTGATTTCTTCAGCGATGCTGAGAAAAATGGTTTCAAGGAAACAGTTCAGGATCGAATGGCTTGGGGAAGCATGCGGATGATGCCAGCCGATGTTGAAGATTTACAAGGGTTTGTTCCTCTGATTAATGGCAAGGATCAGGCGCAAAACTGGACGGGCCTCTTCAAGCCTGGAGAAAGAGTTCGCCTTCGCTTTATCAATAGCTCGGCAATGACTTATTTTGATATCCGAATTCCCGGTCTCAAGATGACGGTCGTGGGTGCGGATGGCAACGGTGTTCAACCGGTTCCAGTGGATGAATTTCGGATCGGGGTCGCTGAAACCTATGATGTTATTGTCCAGCCCAAGGAAGATAAGGCCTATACAATCTTTGCTGCCAGCATGGGGCGCTCAGCCTATGGCAGGGCAACGCTTGCCCCGCGTGATGGTATGGAGGCAGAAGTCCCTGAACTTGGGGAGCGGCCCTTGTTGACCATGGCAGATATGGGCATGGCGCATGAAGGCATGGATCATGGAACCATGAACCACGGCGCGATGAATATGAACACGCAGCAGTCCAAAAATCATGCAGATCATCAGGGGATGGCGGATTCTCAAAAAATGGATCACGGATCTATGGGGCATCAGAAGAATGGCATGACCCATAAGGGAATGCAGCATGACAATATGAACCACGATCAGATGGCAATGCCCAAAATGGATCATGGCAATATGCAACATGGGAGCATGAACCATGGTGATATGAAAATGGGTGCTAAAGATGACCCTTTTTATGCGTCTGGAAGTGGCTTGATGCCGAGGGCTGCCAATGGCGGGAAGTTTCTCTCCTATAAGGACCTGAAAGCCCAAAGACCGCTCTATGAGCATCGCCCGGCAGATCGGGAAATTGAACTGCGCCTGACTGGAAATATGGAGCGATATATCTGGTCCATCAACGGTGTGAAATATGAGGACGCAGACCCAATAGTTCTCAAATATGGGGAGCGGGTTCGCTTCAAATTTGTCAATGAAACCATGATGACCCATCCCATGCATTTGCACGGTATGTGGAGTATTCTGGATACCGGGTCGGGTAAATGGAATCCGGTTAAGCACACCATTAGCGTTGCGCCCGGAACGACTGTTTATTCAGAGACTGAAGTGGACGCTCCTGGCGAGTGGGCGTTTCACTGTCATTTATCCTATCACGCAGACAGTGGAATGTTCCGAAAAATCGTTGTTGAAGGAGGCCCTAAAACCGCGACATCAAACGAGAAAATTTTAGGAGGCCGATCATGA
- a CDS encoding cupredoxin domain-containing protein: protein MKIRKNLLAAVPSVALFALAGFGQSLALAAGSHGGDDHHGKKAMAIGEPGEAANVSRTIEITLGDNFFEPEALSLKKGETVRFVIRNKGDFVHEFNIGTAIMHSAHQEEMAMMMEHGAIEPDRINHDKMKMDMGGGHMMSHDDPNSVLLEPGKEAEIIWNFSSDAALEFACNLPGHYQSGMVGNFQFN, encoded by the coding sequence ATGAAAATAAGAAAAAACCTACTCGCAGCAGTACCTTCCGTTGCTTTGTTTGCACTCGCCGGATTTGGTCAAAGTCTTGCTTTGGCTGCCGGTAGTCACGGTGGAGACGATCATCATGGCAAAAAAGCGATGGCGATTGGGGAGCCTGGTGAGGCGGCTAATGTTAGCAGAACTATCGAGATTACCTTGGGTGACAATTTTTTTGAACCAGAGGCTCTCTCTTTAAAAAAAGGAGAGACAGTGCGGTTTGTTATTCGAAACAAAGGCGATTTTGTTCACGAGTTCAATATTGGAACAGCCATCATGCACAGCGCTCATCAGGAAGAGATGGCAATGATGATGGAGCATGGGGCGATTGAACCGGATCGGATCAATCACGACAAGATGAAAATGGATATGGGAGGCGGTCATATGATGTCTCATGATGATCCTAACAGTGTCTTGTTGGAGCCGGGAAAAGAGGCAGAAATTATCTGGAATTTCTCCAGTGATGCAGCCCTTGAGTTTGCCTGCAACCTGCCCGGCCACTATCAGTCCGGCATGGTCGGAAATTTCCAGTTTAACTAA
- a CDS encoding acetyl-CoA C-acetyltransferase yields MLEDVVICEPVRTPVGRFGGQFKDLQAHELGRIVLEGLADRCEGLKEMTDDVIFAQCYPSMDAPAVGRVAALDAGFPITTGGYQIDRRCGSGLQAVVNAVMQVATGGASVVIAGGNESMSNAPFYSTAGRWGVKGTSMQFHDALARGRVTAGGINFPVPGGMLETAENLRRSHSVPRDEQDEFAVESHRRAVAAQENGTFDEEIIPVTVKGRKGDTTYTKDEHPRPEANLESLSKLRPILQKADPDSTVTAGNASGQNDGASAAVVTTRAIAEKQGWKIFGSLVSWAVAGVGPEIMGIGPVPATAKALERANLSLKDIDLIELNEAFAAQVLACTRDWGLTKSDFERMNVNGSGISLGHPVGATGGRIMATLLREMGRRDATYGLETMCIGGGQGLAAVFKRG; encoded by the coding sequence ATGCTGGAAGACGTCGTCATTTGCGAACCCGTTCGTACCCCCGTTGGCCGTTTTGGTGGTCAGTTTAAAGATTTACAGGCCCATGAACTTGGGCGCATCGTTTTGGAAGGCCTGGCAGATCGCTGTGAGGGCCTGAAAGAAATGACCGATGATGTGATTTTCGCTCAATGCTATCCGAGCATGGATGCCCCGGCTGTTGGCCGTGTGGCAGCGCTGGATGCGGGCTTCCCTATCACAACAGGCGGTTACCAGATTGATCGCCGGTGTGGCTCCGGCCTGCAAGCGGTTGTCAATGCAGTGATGCAAGTGGCGACTGGTGGTGCGTCAGTCGTTATCGCAGGCGGAAACGAAAGCATGTCAAATGCGCCTTTTTATTCCACGGCTGGCCGATGGGGCGTTAAGGGAACGTCTATGCAATTTCATGATGCGTTGGCGCGAGGCCGCGTTACAGCGGGTGGGATTAACTTTCCAGTTCCGGGCGGAATGCTGGAGACCGCAGAAAATTTACGGCGCAGTCATTCGGTTCCTCGTGATGAACAGGATGAGTTCGCTGTTGAATCCCATCGCCGCGCAGTAGCTGCGCAGGAAAACGGAACCTTCGATGAGGAAATAATTCCGGTTACTGTAAAGGGTCGCAAGGGCGATACCACTTACACAAAAGATGAGCATCCTCGTCCGGAAGCTAATCTGGAAAGCCTTTCCAAACTGCGGCCAATCTTACAAAAAGCGGATCCAGACTCAACCGTGACAGCCGGCAATGCGAGTGGTCAGAATGATGGCGCCTCTGCAGCAGTGGTCACCACACGGGCGATTGCAGAAAAGCAGGGCTGGAAGATTTTCGGCTCTTTGGTGAGTTGGGCGGTAGCCGGTGTTGGACCCGAAATCATGGGGATTGGTCCTGTCCCTGCAACGGCCAAGGCGCTGGAGCGGGCGAACCTGTCCTTAAAAGATATTGACCTTATTGAGCTCAATGAAGCTTTCGCGGCTCAGGTGCTGGCCTGTACCCGGGATTGGGGCCTGACCAAATCTGATTTTGAGCGGATGAATGTGAACGGCTCCGGTATTTCCCTTGGTCATCCGGTTGGGGCTACTGGTGGCCGTATTATGGCAACCCTTCTTCGGGAAATGGGTCGCCGGGACGCGACTTACGGGTTGGAGACCATGTGTATCGGTGGTGGTCAGGGCCTTGCTGCGGTTTTCAAACGCGGCTAA
- a CDS encoding lipid A deacylase LpxR family protein, whose product MKPAVGLSIICCLLASTSLADEKPLQGSPTAKDSPAKDEPIIFNLVIENDSIGGRGTDKNYTSGVRIGALHPDFEIPEFIKDLNDTFLPSKIEGDIAVSYSIGNNLYTPEDITQVAQDPDDRPWAGHTYVSLGVTHNKKNSNYMDELEVSFGVVGPYSLGEQFQKFVHTHVTPDSPTPKGWRNQLKTEPTLSVAWQRRHFLFESSDFMGLTVGASPYYGATLGNAHTHGTAGMNFFIGPSDNGLQDTPLRVKPGIAGTGYFEKPDNGLNWYLFAGVEGRAVARNIFLDGNTFADSHSVDKKNLVADANAGIAFTIGNTRISYTLVYRTEEFQGQSEPSVFGALSVGVRF is encoded by the coding sequence ATGAAACCCGCCGTTGGCCTGAGTATAATTTGCTGTTTGCTGGCATCCACCAGCCTTGCCGATGAAAAACCCCTTCAAGGCAGCCCAACAGCTAAAGATAGCCCCGCCAAGGACGAGCCCATCATTTTTAACCTTGTTATTGAAAACGACTCAATTGGTGGGCGCGGTACGGACAAAAATTATACGAGCGGGGTCCGGATCGGAGCACTACACCCTGATTTCGAAATTCCTGAATTCATCAAAGACCTGAACGATACTTTTTTACCAAGTAAGATTGAGGGCGACATCGCTGTTTCTTATTCCATTGGGAATAACCTCTACACGCCTGAGGACATCACCCAGGTGGCTCAAGATCCAGACGACCGCCCTTGGGCCGGACATACATACGTCTCCCTCGGGGTCACTCATAATAAGAAAAATAGCAATTATATGGATGAGCTGGAAGTCTCCTTTGGGGTTGTCGGACCCTATTCACTCGGAGAACAATTCCAGAAATTTGTCCATACTCATGTTACGCCTGACAGCCCAACGCCAAAAGGATGGCGTAATCAGCTTAAAACAGAACCGACCTTGTCTGTCGCTTGGCAGCGCCGTCATTTTCTATTCGAAAGTTCTGATTTTATGGGACTGACTGTGGGTGCCTCACCCTATTACGGTGCCACCTTAGGAAATGCCCACACCCATGGTACCGCAGGGATGAACTTCTTCATTGGCCCCTCAGATAATGGGCTTCAAGATACACCGCTGCGTGTAAAGCCTGGTATTGCCGGAACAGGGTATTTTGAAAAACCAGACAATGGGCTCAACTGGTATTTGTTTGCCGGCGTAGAGGGGCGTGCTGTTGCCCGAAATATTTTCCTGGACGGCAATACATTTGCCGACTCCCACTCTGTAGATAAGAAGAACCTGGTTGCTGACGCCAATGCCGGTATCGCGTTTACTATTGGAAACACACGGATCAGCTATACCCTCGTTTACCGAACTGAAGAGTTTCAGGGACAAAGCGAGCCATCTGTCTTTGGTGCGCTATCGGTTGGCGTCAGATTTTAG
- a CDS encoding 3-oxoacid CoA-transferase subunit B, with the protein MTDTQEKLGLSRPQMAWRAAQDLVDGSVVNLGIGIPEMVADFVPGDRQIIYHTENGILGFGPRPAAEDEDPDLINAGKKPVSLLPGASFFHHADSFAMIRGGHLDYCILGAMQVSEDGNLANWSTGAPGAIPAVGGAMDLVAGVPNVFIITDHVTRDGQPKLMKACTYPLTAVGVVKRIFTDFGVFDVTEKGFRISEIAPGITLEEVKAKTDANLLVPENLKKMDVPDSL; encoded by the coding sequence ATGACCGATACACAGGAAAAACTTGGCCTTAGCCGGCCACAAATGGCGTGGCGTGCTGCCCAGGATTTGGTTGATGGCTCTGTCGTGAATCTCGGTATCGGGATTCCCGAAATGGTTGCGGACTTTGTCCCAGGGGATCGGCAAATTATCTATCATACGGAAAACGGGATTTTGGGTTTTGGACCGCGCCCAGCCGCAGAAGATGAAGATCCGGATCTGATCAATGCTGGTAAGAAGCCTGTTTCTCTGCTGCCCGGTGCTTCCTTCTTTCACCATGCGGATAGCTTTGCCATGATCCGCGGTGGGCATTTGGACTATTGTATCCTTGGTGCCATGCAGGTCTCTGAAGATGGTAATCTGGCCAATTGGTCGACAGGCGCACCGGGGGCAATTCCCGCGGTAGGTGGTGCTATGGATCTAGTGGCAGGTGTTCCAAATGTGTTTATCATTACGGATCATGTGACACGCGATGGTCAGCCAAAACTTATGAAGGCTTGCACATATCCGCTGACCGCTGTTGGTGTGGTGAAGCGCATTTTTACAGATTTTGGAGTCTTTGATGTAACTGAAAAGGGTTTCAGGATCTCGGAAATTGCACCCGGTATCACTCTGGAAGAAGTTAAAGCGAAAACAGATGCAAATCTTCTTGTTCCAGAAAATCTTAAAAAAATGGACGTGCCAGACTCTCTGTAA
- a CDS encoding 3-oxoacid CoA-transferase subunit A — protein MINKVKPSVSSVISQIPDGATVMIGGFGEAGSPIELIHALIDHGASDLTVINNNTGNGEVGLAALIGAGQVKKMICSYPRSSHSKVFPELYRAGKIELELVPQGTLAERIRAGGAGIPAFYTPTSVGTPLAEGKEVREIKGREYVLEYGLTADFALIRAEKADPLGNLTYNKAARNFGPIMAMAAKTTLVQACEIVKAGDIDPEIVVTPGIFVDQVVEVPNPAMESYLIAEGVTYP, from the coding sequence ATGATTAACAAGGTGAAGCCGTCGGTATCGTCGGTTATTTCGCAAATCCCAGACGGGGCTACGGTTATGATCGGTGGCTTTGGGGAAGCAGGAAGTCCAATTGAACTGATCCATGCACTCATTGATCATGGTGCGTCTGATCTGACTGTAATCAATAACAATACCGGAAATGGTGAGGTCGGGTTGGCCGCGCTGATTGGTGCTGGACAAGTGAAGAAAATGATCTGCAGCTATCCACGTTCCTCTCATTCAAAGGTTTTTCCGGAACTTTATCGTGCCGGTAAGATTGAACTGGAACTGGTGCCACAGGGAACTTTGGCTGAGCGGATCCGTGCCGGTGGTGCCGGCATTCCCGCTTTTTATACGCCAACCAGCGTCGGAACGCCGCTTGCGGAAGGTAAAGAAGTTCGTGAAATTAAAGGCCGAGAGTATGTTCTGGAATATGGCTTGACCGCAGATTTCGCGTTAATTCGGGCGGAAAAAGCCGATCCACTTGGGAACCTGACTTATAACAAAGCCGCACGGAATTTTGGTCCGATCATGGCCATGGCGGCCAAGACAACACTGGTTCAGGCGTGTGAGATTGTCAAAGCAGGCGATATCGATCCTGAAATTGTGGTAACCCCCGGTATTTTTGTGGACCAAGTGGTGGAGGTTCCAAACCCTGCCATGGAATCCTACCTGATCGCGGAAGGAGTAACCTACCCATGA
- the purU gene encoding formyltetrahydrofolate deformylase translates to MSNFILTVKCQSRRGIVAAISTFLADQGCNITDSAQFDDMETGNFFMRTSFNSETGVDLAALETAFAAVAETFDMEWAIHDAAERPKVLVMVSSFGHCLNDLLYRWRIGALPIDIVGVVSNHLTYQKTVVNYDLPFHHIKVTKDNKPEAEARLMEIVEETETDLVILARYMQVLSDQLCQKLSGRVINIHHSFLPSFKGANPYKQAYQRGVKLIGATAHYVTADLDEGPIIEQDVVRVTHAQSSEDYVSLGRDVEAQVLARAIHAHIHHRVFLNGLKTVVFPASPGSYKSERMG, encoded by the coding sequence ATGTCCAATTTTATCCTGACCGTTAAATGCCAGTCGCGCCGCGGTATTGTCGCCGCTATTTCCACTTTTCTGGCCGATCAGGGCTGTAATATCACCGACTCTGCGCAGTTCGATGATATGGAAACCGGCAACTTCTTCATGCGGACCAGTTTCAATTCAGAAACGGGTGTCGACCTTGCAGCTTTGGAAACAGCGTTTGCGGCTGTCGCGGAAACGTTTGATATGGAATGGGCTATTCACGATGCAGCAGAACGGCCCAAAGTTCTGGTCATGGTGTCCAGCTTCGGTCACTGTCTTAATGATCTTCTTTACCGCTGGCGGATTGGGGCCTTGCCTATTGATATAGTCGGAGTTGTCTCCAATCATCTGACTTACCAGAAAACTGTCGTCAACTATGATCTGCCGTTTCATCACATCAAAGTCACCAAGGATAATAAGCCGGAAGCGGAAGCTCGCTTGATGGAAATCGTTGAAGAGACTGAGACAGATCTGGTAATTCTCGCCCGTTATATGCAGGTCCTTTCTGACCAGCTTTGCCAGAAACTTTCGGGCCGGGTGATCAATATCCACCATTCCTTTTTACCAAGCTTCAAGGGCGCAAACCCTTATAAACAGGCTTATCAACGGGGCGTAAAACTCATTGGGGCGACTGCTCACTACGTAACAGCTGATCTGGATGAAGGACCCATCATTGAGCAGGATGTAGTGCGGGTAACCCATGCTCAGTCTTCAGAGGATTACGTTAGTCTGGGCCGGGATGTGGAGGCGCAGGTTCTCGCCCGTGCAATCCATGCCCATATCCATCATCGGGTATTTTTAAATGGTTTGAAGACAGTCGTTTTCCCAGCAAGTCCCGGGTCCTATAAATCAGAACGGATGGGTTAA